One Solanum lycopersicum chromosome 4, SLM_r2.1 DNA window includes the following coding sequences:
- the LOC104646789 gene encoding mediator of RNA polymerase II transcription subunit 15a-like, translated as MYIDNNTRVQMENAYGVDWREEVYQKIKYMKEMYLSDLKDLYEKIAYKMQQRLENEKIEKLEMYKIMLERIMLFLRLNKQEIQLIHKDKLVSIEKNIIKFLSYNLARSKTSSPQQGQLHQSSMQLQTNPPMQPVQGSVEAMQQSYLSDLHRYSLSGVSTISNSQQHMIDVVKPGSRSDLGQGNSLNSPQQVDTGSLQQNPVNSLQHDNISSFSAQGGMNPVPANLKFLQKNSNALPEQQMLQNQQLTPLCNQLLMEQQLFQSQQLMKHQQAMNSPPQNDFTNLHHDSLSGVSTNSNSQQDMINTIQPGSNLDFGQGNSLNSLQ; from the exons ATGTATATTGATAATAATACTCGAG TTCAGATGGAAAATGCATATGGAGTTGATTGGCGGGAAGAGGTATACCAAAAG ATCAAGTATATGAAGGAGATGTATTTATCAGACCTCAAAGATTTATACGAGAAAATTGCTTATAAAATGCAGCAG CGTcttgaaaatgagaaaattgaaaagcTCGAGATGTACAAGATAATGCTGGAACGCATTATGCTTTTTTTGCGGCTTAACAAGCAGGAAATTCAACTTATTCACAAGGATAAACTGGTCTCGATTGAGaagaatataattaagtttCTCAGTTACAATTTGGCACGCAGCAAGACTTCTTCTCCACAGCAGGGGCAACTTCATCAGTCTTCCATGCAGCTTCAAACTAATCCACCGATGCAGCCCGTACAGGGTTCCGTGGAGGCAATGCAACAGAGTTATCTCAGCGACTTGCACCGTTATTCCTTGTCTGGCGTATCGACAATATCCAATTCTCAACAGCACATGATAGATGTGGTAAAACCTGGTTCCAGATCGGATTTGGGACAGGGTAACTCGTTGAACTCACCGCAGCAGGTGGATACTGGCTCCTTACAACAGAATCCTGTTAACAGTCTTCAACATGATAACATAAGCTCATTCAGTGCACAAGGTGGAATGAACCCTGTACCGGCAAACCTCAAATTCCTACAGAAAAACTCAAACGCGCTGCCTGAGCAGCAAATGTTGCAGAACCAACAATTAACACCGCTGTGCAACCAGCTACTGATGGAGCAACAACTTTTTCAAAGTCAGCAGTTAATGAAACATCAGCAAGCAATGAACTCGCCGCCGCAGAATGATTTCACCAACTTGCACCATGATTCCTTGTCTGGCGTATCGACAAATTCCAACTCTCAGCAAGACATGATAAATACAATACAGCCTGGTTCcaatttggattttggacagggTAATTCTTTGAACTCACTGCAATAG
- the LOC104646712 gene encoding mediator of RNA polymerase II transcription subunit 15a-like produces MSQSQQMLQKERQVQQLMMLQQMEMKTEISQKHHLIQQQSDGQRVGSHQPQMMSGISSPQLHKALSRQVTQHPSSQIDQQNILASLSKSGTPLKSTSSPFVVPSPSTPLASSPMTGDSEKVSAGVASHKIAGNTMHQQATVPMEFQPHTSTVECIQISPTPLDSSAQTGNTNGADWQEEVYQKIKSMKEMYLSELNDLYWKTASEMQQHPQHEKIEKLKIFKMTLERIVLFLRLNKREIQLPHKEKLFSLEKYITFFLSGKSPHNPTSSPLQGQLP; encoded by the exons ATGTCGCAGAGCCAGCAAATGTTGCAGAAGGAGCGGCAGGTGCAGCAGTTAATGATGCTGCAGCAAATGGAAATGAAAACCGAAATTTCACAGAAACATCACCTAATACAACAGCAGTCAGATGGCCAGCGTGTTGGATCTCATCAACCACAAATGATGTCAGGAATATCTTCACCTCAACTCCATAAGGCACTATCTCGTCAGGTTACCCAACATCCTTCTTCGCAAATTGACCAACAAAATATCTTGGCATCTCTTTCCAAATCTGGGACGCCTCTCAAATCCACAAGCTCACCATTTGTTGTCCCATCTCCTTCAACTCCCTTGGCTTCATCTCCAATGACGGGGGATTCTGAAAAAGTTAGTGCTGGCGTTGCATCACATAAAATAGCTGGAAACACAATGCATCAGCAAGCTACAGTTCCGATGGAGTTTCAACCCCACACCTCTACTGTGGAATGTATACAGATATCACCAA CACCTTTAGATTCTTCAGCTCAGACGGGAAACACAAATGGAGCTGATTGGCAGGAAGAGGTTTACCAAAAG ATCAAGTCTATGAAGGAGATGTATTTATCAGAACTCAATGATCTATACTGGAAAACTGCTTCTGAAATGCAGCAG CATCctcaacatgagaaaattgaaaaactcaaGATTTTCAAGATGACGCTGGAACGCATTGTGCTTTTCTTGAGGCTTAACAAGCGTGAGATTCAACTTCCTCACAAGGAAAAACTGTTTTCACTTGAGAAGTACATTACTTTCTTTCTTAGTGGCAAAAGTCCGCACAACCCTACTTCTTCTCCATTGCAGGGGCAACTTCCTTAG